The Methanobrevibacter wolinii SH genomic interval TTTTCATATTGACTCCTATACTCCTTTTTTTCTTAATTATTTAATATTCTTGATTATTTTTATTTTAAATAAATATTAAGAATTAATTAATTTTTAATTTTAATTTTCATGCTTTTTTATTAATTTATTATATACTTAAATTTTGTTTTTATTTTAAATATTTTTTTGTATTTTATAAGATTTTATTTATTTTTATCAATAAATTTTTTAATATGATTAAATATATATAATGTATAAACATTATAATAATATAATAGTCTATTAATTTTTGACTTGATATTTTTTTGTAATTTTTGATTGATTTTTTTGAAATAATTAAATATTTAATTTATTAATTTCATAAATTATATATAAAAAACAGTTTTATGTGTGTACGATGATTGAAGATAATATTCGAGCTTTAAGAGAAGCTGCAAGGATTACTGATGATAAAGAAGATAATAATGATTCTTCTATCAATCAACCTCCTAAAAAGTTATGGTGTGTAATGGCAGGTAATGATAAATTAATTGATGACATTGCATACGATGCTATATCTTCTAGAGATAAAGTTAAAATCCTATTTCGGGAGCATGTTACTTTAGAAGAAGATAAAATCAACAGAAAATTTGATTTTATCATGTTATATGGTGAAGCAGCTACTATTAAAAGACTTAGTAATGATTGTAAAGATGGTGGAGGAGCATATATTAAGATACCTCAAAATTATATTGAAGAAAAATCTAATTTAATGATTTTAGTAGGTCCAGAAGACACTATCAGAAAATCTGTTGCTAAGATGGAAAGAGCTAGAATTCAATTTGGTATATTGTTAGATGATCAAACTACTGGTTTTATCCAAACAGATATAAATATTAAATTACCTAAATTTTTAAAAAATACATTTAATCCATTGTTTAATGTTAGTGAAGTTGTTTTAAAAACAATTTTAATATCTGTTGATGAGGATAAAGATGTAAATAAAGTTTCAGATATTGCTACATCAGATAAAATTTTTGTTATTGACTTTAAGGATATTGATATGGAGGCTTAATTAAATGAGTTTATTTGGAAATAATAATGATGATAATACTAAAGATACACCTAAACAATCCACTATCCGTAATAGTTTAGGTATTGATTTAGGTACTTTAAATACTGTAATTGCAAAACCTTCAGGAGATAAATTTGATTTATACCAAATTCCTTCTGTTGTTGCTGTTAAAAAAGATGACCCTACTTCTGTTTTAGCAGTTGGTGAAGAAGCAAAATTAATGTTAGGAAGAACACCGGAAGATATTGTTGCTGTAAGGCCACTTAAAAAAGGAGTTATTGAAAATATTGTTCAAGCTCAATCTTTACTTATTCGTGCAATTCAAATAGGTATTAATGATGGTGAATCTGTTGGAAGACTTGTTATAGGTATTCCTGGAGATTCTTCAGAAGTAGAAAAAAATGCAGCAGAAGAAATTGGAAGAAAAGCTGGTGCAGATGAAGTTATTGTAATTAGTGAAGGATTAGCTGCAGCTATTGGTGCTGGATTACCAATTGCAGAACCTAATGGTATTATGGTTATTGATATTGGTGCAGGTTCTACTGATTTAGTTGTTATTTCTCTTGGTGGAATTACTGATATTGAAACTGTAAGAGTTGGTGGAGACGATATTGATAATAAAATCGTTGAATTAATTGCTGAAAAATATAATGTAGCTATTGGTATTCATGATGCAGAATCTGCTAAAATGGAAGTTGGTATGATTCACTGTAGTGAAACACTTGAAAATTTATCTGTAGAAGTTATTGGTAAATCTTTAGAAACTAATAGACCTAAAAAAGTAGTTATTGATTCTATGCTTGTAGCTGATGCTGTTGAACCAGTTATGAAAGCAATTATTGATGGATTAAATTTAATCTTTGAAAGATTATCTCCAGAATTAATTATGGGTATTTATAAAAATTCCGTTGCTGTAGGTGGAACTTCAAGATTACGTGGTCTTAAAGAAAGAATCTATGATGAAGTTGGTGTACCTGTAACTATTTCAGATGATCCAATGACTGTAGTTGCAAAAGGTACTGCTATTGTTGCTGCAGAACCATTAGCTTTAGAACCTGAAGTACGTCTTAGAGCTATGAAATAGATTTTTTCAATCTATTATTTTTATTTTTTTATTAATATTTTATAATTATTTTTTATTTTTAATTTTATTAGTCTATTTTTTATTATTCTCTTAAAAAGACTTTTTACTTTTTTATTTTTAGACTATTTACTATTTTATTTTAAGGTTATATTATGGATATAATGGGTGTTGATGAAGCAGGACGAGGTCCAGTATTAGGGCCTATGGTTATTGGAGGGATTGTAGTTCCTGAAAAAATGAATCCAGTACTTGAAAGAATGGGTGTTAAAGATTCTAAAAAATTAACTCCTGAAAGAAGAGCTGTACTTGCACGTAAATTATCTAAGATGTTTGATTATGATACAGTAATAATTAGTGCAAAAGATATTGATAATTTAAGATCAAAAGGTGTTAATCTTAATGATATTGAAAAATTAGGAATGATTAAACTTATTCGTAAATTAAATCCTGAAGAAGTTATTATTGATGCTGTAGATATTAAAGAATTACGTTTTCAAAACCAAATTCAAAAAGAAATTGGGGATGATATTAAAGTCATTGCTAAACATAAAGCAGATGACACTTATGTTCAAGTAGGTGCTGCATCTATTATGGCTAAAGTTACTCGTGATAATATTATTGCAGATATAAATAAAGATTATGAAGATATGGGAGGTATTGGATCTGGTTATCCAAGTGATCCTCATACTAAACATTTTTTATCTAAATTTACTTATAATGAACTTCCAGATTTCGTTAGAAAATCTTGGAATACTGTTAAAAAAATGAAAGATGATGAATCTCAACTAAGATTCTAATTTATCTTAATTTTTTTATTTTTTCTTATTTTATGGTTTCTTGAAAACTATTTTTTTAAAAATTTAAACTGAGATTAAACCTAAAACCATATTAGATGTATTCTGGTTGAAAACTATTTTTAAAATTTAAACTTATTTATACTTGAAAATTAATTTTTAAGAAAGTTTATTTATAGAAATTTTGATGTTTTAACAAGTCTATTTTATTTTAATTTTCTATTTTATTTTTTAAAGAAAATCTATTTTTTAATAGTTTCAATATTCCTATTTAATAATAAAATTTATTTAAGTTTAAACTAAATATTATATTTGTATATTATATTTTTTTGAAGATTGATTTGATTTTCATTAAATATTTTTTATAATTTATAAAATAGTGAGGAATAAAATGATTATTGAACAGTTTGGTACCCTCATGGCAGGAATTGTTGATTTCTTTAAAAATGGGGGTATTATTACTTATCTTATTACATTTATTGGGATTTATGGTTTTTTAACTGCACTTCAAAAAATTAATTATCTTAGAAGAATAGGTGATGTTGATGCAACTGAGATTATGGGTATAGTTTCTGTTGCTATGGAACGTGGGGGTGCTATTGAAGCTTTAAAAGAGATTAGTCCTTATAAGAATCCTGTTTCAAGAATTATTTCTGAGGCTTTGAAAATCGGTTATAAAAATAAGACTGAAGTTGAAGAAAGTATGGAACAAATTTTTATTGTTGAAACAAGTAAAATGACTAAAGGTTTAGATATGATTAAGACAATTACAGAACTTGCTCCTTTTTTAGGTTTGATTGGTACTGTATTTGGTATTTGGATGACATTTAAAGCTTTAGGTGTTAATCCTTCATCTGCAGCTATGGCTGAAGGTATTTATGTAGCTTTAATTACAACTATTGCTGGTTTATGTGTAGCTATTGTATTATTACCTCTTTATACATATATTAAATCATTAATTGATAAAGAAATGGATAAAATTGAACTCGCTACTAAAATGACTAACTGGAATTATGCAGTAGCTAAAATTAGGGTATCTGAAAATTTACCTTGTGTAATTAAATCATTACAAGAAGGTGAAGGTATTGTTAATGTAAGGGAAATATCTGAACCTAATGCTAATATTCAAATTTCATTTAAACCTAGTATGTTAGAAAAAAGTATTAGTAATATTATCTTAGAGATGTGTAATGTTGGTTCTGAGATTGTTGAAAGTAAACTCAAACAATAAGGTGAGCTTATGAGTTTAGATATTAA includes:
- the rnhB gene encoding ribonuclease HII: MDIMGVDEAGRGPVLGPMVIGGIVVPEKMNPVLERMGVKDSKKLTPERRAVLARKLSKMFDYDTVIISAKDIDNLRSKGVNLNDIEKLGMIKLIRKLNPEEVIIDAVDIKELRFQNQIQKEIGDDIKVIAKHKADDTYVQVGAASIMAKVTRDNIIADINKDYEDMGGIGSGYPSDPHTKHFLSKFTYNELPDFVRKSWNTVKKMKDDESQLRF
- a CDS encoding rod shape-determining protein, with the protein product MSLFGNNNDDNTKDTPKQSTIRNSLGIDLGTLNTVIAKPSGDKFDLYQIPSVVAVKKDDPTSVLAVGEEAKLMLGRTPEDIVAVRPLKKGVIENIVQAQSLLIRAIQIGINDGESVGRLVIGIPGDSSEVEKNAAEEIGRKAGADEVIVISEGLAAAIGAGLPIAEPNGIMVIDIGAGSTDLVVISLGGITDIETVRVGGDDIDNKIVELIAEKYNVAIGIHDAESAKMEVGMIHCSETLENLSVEVIGKSLETNRPKKVVIDSMLVADAVEPVMKAIIDGLNLIFERLSPELIMGIYKNSVAVGGTSRLRGLKERIYDEVGVPVTISDDPMTVVAKGTAIVAAEPLALEPEVRLRAMK
- a CDS encoding MotA/TolQ/ExbB proton channel family protein, with amino-acid sequence MIIEQFGTLMAGIVDFFKNGGIITYLITFIGIYGFLTALQKINYLRRIGDVDATEIMGIVSVAMERGGAIEALKEISPYKNPVSRIISEALKIGYKNKTEVEESMEQIFIVETSKMTKGLDMIKTITELAPFLGLIGTVFGIWMTFKALGVNPSSAAMAEGIYVALITTIAGLCVAIVLLPLYTYIKSLIDKEMDKIELATKMTNWNYAVAKIRVSENLPCVIKSLQEGEGIVNVREISEPNANIQISFKPSMLEKSISNIILEMCNVGSEIVESKLKQ